From a single Streptomyces misionensis genomic region:
- a CDS encoding MFS transporter yields the protein MPLALLALAVGAFGIGTTEFVMMGLLPDVADDLHVSIPAAGHLVSAYALGVVVGAPLLAAATARMSRRTVLIALMALFVAGNALSACAPGNGSLLAARFVSGLPHGAFFGVGAVVATNMVPPERKARSVSLMFLGLTVANIAGVPAATLMGQHLGWRATFLGVSAIGLVAIASLAFLIPRDHTHAPSTGLRGELAALRSLPVWLALGTTVAGFGALFAAYSYVTPMLTGAAGYAETSVTLLLALFGVGATAGNLLGGRLADHSLRGTLFGGLASLAAVLVLFPLLMRTEWSAALAVTLLGTAAFVTGSPLQLMVMEKASAAPSLASSANQAAFNLANAGGAWVGGLTLAAGWGTTSPALAGAALAVLGLGVAAAAYTVDRRRATPSTGRVVTTHVPEGATAVHR from the coding sequence ATGCCCCTGGCCCTGCTCGCCCTGGCCGTCGGCGCTTTCGGTATCGGCACCACCGAGTTCGTGATGATGGGACTGCTCCCGGACGTCGCGGACGACCTGCACGTCTCCATCCCGGCCGCCGGCCATCTGGTCTCGGCGTACGCGCTGGGCGTCGTCGTCGGCGCCCCGCTGCTGGCCGCCGCCACGGCCCGGATGTCCCGGCGCACGGTCCTGATCGCGCTGATGGCGCTGTTCGTCGCGGGCAACGCGCTGTCGGCGTGCGCCCCCGGCAACGGCTCCCTGCTGGCGGCCCGCTTCGTCAGCGGCCTGCCGCACGGGGCGTTCTTCGGGGTGGGCGCCGTCGTCGCGACGAACATGGTCCCGCCGGAGCGCAAGGCCCGCTCGGTGTCGCTGATGTTCCTCGGCCTGACGGTCGCCAACATCGCGGGCGTCCCGGCGGCCACGCTGATGGGCCAGCACCTGGGGTGGCGCGCGACGTTCCTGGGCGTGAGCGCGATCGGCCTGGTGGCGATCGCCTCCCTGGCCTTCCTGATCCCCCGCGACCACACGCACGCCCCCTCGACGGGCCTGCGCGGCGAACTGGCCGCGCTGCGGTCCCTGCCGGTGTGGCTGGCCCTCGGTACGACGGTGGCGGGCTTCGGCGCGCTGTTCGCGGCGTACAGCTACGTGACGCCGATGCTGACCGGGGCGGCGGGGTACGCCGAGACGAGCGTGACCCTGCTGCTGGCGCTGTTCGGCGTGGGCGCGACGGCGGGCAATCTGCTGGGCGGCCGGCTGGCGGACCACTCGCTGCGCGGCACCCTCTTCGGCGGTCTGGCCTCCCTCGCGGCGGTCCTGGTCCTGTTCCCGCTGCTGATGCGGACGGAGTGGAGCGCGGCGCTGGCGGTGACGCTGCTGGGCACGGCGGCGTTCGTGACCGGTTCCCCCCTTCAGCTGATGGTGATGGAGAAGGCCTCGGCCGCCCCCTCGCTGGCCTCCTCCGCCAACCAGGCCGCCTTCAACCTGGCCAACGCGGGCGGCGCCTGGGTGGGCGGGCTCACCCTGGCGGCGGGCTGGGGCACGACCTCCCCGGCCCTGGCCGGAGCGGCGCTCGCGGTGCTCGGCCTGGGCGTGGCGGCGGCGGCGTACACGGTGGACCGCCGCCGGGCGACTCCGTCGACGGGACGGGTGGTCACCACGCACGTGCCGGAGGGGGCGACGGCGGTGCACCGCTGA
- a CDS encoding endonuclease/exonuclease/phosphatase family protein translates to MHRLIAPWRGDAGIWRRGAVLAGAALLLALVMLLHAHVPNTVGNLGSLTETFLPWLGVFVPVLLLLGLWRKSAITLIAVLLPAIVWLNLFGGLLTDKSNGGGDLMVATHNVNADNPDPAGTAREVASSGADVLALEEVPAGKVPVYARALAPTYKYHAVEGTVGLWSKYPMSGVRAVDIKLGWKRAMRATVATPEGPVAVYVAHMPSVRVKLKAGFTARQRDTSADALGEAVADETLPRVVLLGDLNGTMNDRSLNGVTSQLRSTQGAAGSGFGFSWPASFPMARIDQIMVKGMAPESSWTLPRTGSDHLPVAARVNLDTRS, encoded by the coding sequence ATGCACCGTCTGATCGCTCCCTGGCGGGGCGACGCGGGCATCTGGCGCCGGGGCGCCGTCCTCGCCGGGGCCGCCCTGCTCCTCGCGCTGGTGATGCTGCTGCACGCGCACGTGCCCAACACCGTGGGCAACCTCGGCAGCCTCACCGAGACCTTCCTGCCCTGGCTCGGCGTGTTCGTGCCGGTCCTGCTGCTGCTCGGCCTGTGGCGGAAGTCGGCGATCACGCTCATCGCCGTACTCCTCCCGGCGATCGTCTGGCTCAACCTCTTCGGCGGGCTGCTCACCGACAAGTCGAACGGCGGCGGCGACCTGATGGTGGCCACGCACAACGTCAACGCCGACAACCCCGACCCGGCGGGCACCGCCCGTGAGGTGGCCTCCTCGGGCGCCGACGTCCTCGCGCTGGAGGAGGTCCCCGCCGGCAAGGTCCCGGTCTACGCGCGGGCGCTCGCGCCGACGTACAAGTACCACGCGGTCGAGGGCACGGTCGGGCTGTGGAGCAAGTACCCGATGAGCGGCGTGCGGGCCGTGGACATCAAGCTCGGCTGGAAGCGGGCGATGCGCGCCACGGTGGCCACGCCCGAGGGTCCGGTCGCGGTGTACGTCGCCCACATGCCCTCGGTCCGGGTGAAGCTCAAGGCCGGGTTCACCGCGCGGCAGCGGGACACCAGCGCCGACGCGCTCGGCGAGGCCGTCGCCGACGAGACCCTGCCGCGGGTCGTCCTGCTCGGCGACCTCAACGGTACGATGAACGACCGCTCGCTCAACGGCGTCACCTCCCAGCTGCGCTCCACGCAGGGCGCGGCGGGCAGCGGCTTCGGGTTCAGCTGGCCGGCGTCGTTCCCGATGGCGCGGATCGACCAGATCATGGTCAAGGGCATGGCCCCGGAAAGCAGCTGGACGCTGCCGCGCACAGGCAGCGACCACCTCCCGGTGGCGGCCCGTGTGAACCTGGACACGCGCTCGTAA
- a CDS encoding TetR/AcrR family transcriptional regulator — protein MSLADNQPGAAGPARGRPRSEAVEQAILEGVMQLLEDGVPLAEISIERIARTAGVGKATIYRRWSGKEELFVDVLRAAEPPDPELPGTSMRDDLIVLLESLRRRGLVSRASAILHNVYVQMKSSPRIWAAYHASVVAPRRVLMLEVLRRGQRDGELRTDIDLELANDMFVGAMLVRTTMRPQGDLPEDLAERIVDATLEGLRPVSSGTRSH, from the coding sequence GTGAGCCTTGCCGACAACCAGCCGGGCGCGGCCGGCCCCGCCCGGGGCCGGCCCCGCAGCGAGGCCGTGGAACAGGCCATCCTGGAGGGCGTGATGCAGCTCCTGGAGGACGGCGTACCGCTCGCCGAGATCTCCATCGAGCGCATCGCCCGCACGGCAGGGGTCGGCAAGGCCACCATCTACCGCCGCTGGAGCGGCAAGGAAGAGCTGTTCGTCGACGTCCTGCGCGCCGCCGAACCGCCCGACCCCGAGCTCCCCGGCACCTCCATGCGCGACGACCTGATCGTCCTGCTGGAGTCCCTGCGCCGGCGCGGCCTGGTCAGCCGCGCCTCCGCGATCCTGCACAACGTCTACGTGCAGATGAAGTCCAGCCCCCGGATCTGGGCGGCCTACCACGCGAGCGTCGTCGCGCCGCGCCGCGTCCTGATGCTGGAGGTGCTCCGGCGCGGGCAGCGCGACGGCGAGCTGCGCACCGACATCGACCTCGAACTGGCCAACGACATGTTCGTCGGCGCCATGCTGGTGCGCACCACCATGCGTCCCCAGGGCGACCTCCCCGAGGACCTGGCGGAGCGGATCGTCGACGCGACCCTCGAAGGGCTACGCCCCGTCAGCTCCGGTACGAGATCGCACTAA
- a CDS encoding MFS transporter: protein MTTSVPASRIPEAVHRRRWAILGVLMLSLLIVVLDNSILNVAIKTISTPAPTGLGATQSQIEWAINSYTLVFAGLLFTAGLIGDRLGRKKVLLGGIALFGIGSALAAESGSPGQLIAYRALMALGAAFVMPATLAVLMNVFERDEQPKAIGIWAGGVGLAIAIGPITGGALLDHFWWGSVFFVNVPIVIIALGLMLWLVPDSRDPNPGRLDPIGVVLSVVGLVLLVYGIIKGGQLADFTDPTVLATIAAGVVVLAAFVVFEKRSDHPSLDVSYFKNKVFSAAMAAIALVFFALMGVTFFSVFYTQSVRGYSPLKSGLLMLPLAAAQMIFAPRARLVVQRFGNKATTTVGLVVIAGTLATFATFDADTPIWLLEVIFFLMGTGMAHIMTPTSVVIMQALPREKAGSASALSNTFRQVGGALGIAVLGSVLATAYRNGIEDKLGPLPAALRDKAGDSIEATLGIAEKLGPQGKLLVGPADDAFLHAMHVTALWGTGVALIGALVTALFLPGRPKQDERRDEEAELVAAMD, encoded by the coding sequence ATGACTACTTCCGTCCCTGCCTCCCGGATACCCGAGGCGGTGCACCGCCGCCGCTGGGCCATCCTCGGTGTGCTGATGCTGAGCCTGCTCATCGTGGTGCTCGACAACTCGATCCTGAACGTCGCCATCAAGACCATCTCCACCCCGGCCCCGACCGGCCTGGGCGCCACGCAGAGCCAGATCGAGTGGGCGATCAACTCCTACACCCTCGTCTTCGCGGGCCTGCTGTTCACCGCCGGACTCATCGGCGACCGCCTCGGCCGCAAGAAGGTGCTGCTCGGCGGCATCGCCCTGTTCGGCATCGGCTCCGCCCTCGCGGCCGAGTCCGGCTCCCCGGGCCAGCTGATCGCCTACCGCGCCCTGATGGCCCTCGGTGCCGCCTTCGTCATGCCGGCCACGCTCGCCGTCCTGATGAACGTCTTCGAGCGCGACGAGCAGCCCAAGGCCATCGGCATCTGGGCCGGCGGCGTCGGCCTCGCCATCGCCATCGGCCCGATCACCGGCGGCGCCCTGCTCGACCACTTCTGGTGGGGCTCGGTCTTCTTCGTCAACGTGCCGATCGTGATCATCGCGCTCGGCCTGATGCTCTGGCTGGTCCCCGACTCGCGCGACCCCAACCCGGGCCGCCTCGACCCGATCGGCGTCGTCCTGTCCGTCGTCGGCCTGGTGCTGCTGGTCTACGGCATCATCAAGGGCGGCCAGCTGGCCGACTTCACCGACCCGACCGTGCTCGCCACGATCGCCGCCGGCGTCGTCGTGCTCGCCGCCTTCGTCGTCTTCGAGAAGCGCAGCGACCACCCGTCGCTGGACGTCAGCTACTTCAAGAACAAGGTGTTCTCGGCCGCCATGGCCGCCATCGCGCTGGTCTTCTTCGCGCTGATGGGCGTCACCTTCTTCTCCGTCTTCTACACCCAGAGCGTGCGCGGTTACTCGCCGCTCAAGTCGGGCCTGCTGATGCTGCCGCTGGCCGCCGCGCAGATGATCTTCGCGCCGCGCGCCCGCCTGGTGGTCCAGCGGTTCGGCAACAAGGCCACCACCACCGTCGGCCTGGTGGTGATCGCGGGCACGCTCGCGACCTTCGCCACCTTCGACGCCGACACCCCGATCTGGCTGCTGGAGGTCATCTTCTTCCTGATGGGCACCGGCATGGCGCACATCATGACGCCGACCTCGGTCGTCATCATGCAGGCGCTGCCGCGCGAGAAGGCCGGTTCCGCCTCCGCGCTGAGCAACACCTTCCGCCAGGTCGGCGGCGCCCTCGGCATCGCCGTCCTCGGCTCGGTGCTGGCCACCGCCTACCGCAACGGCATCGAGGACAAGCTCGGCCCGCTGCCCGCCGCCCTGCGCGACAAGGCCGGCGACTCCATCGAGGCCACTCTCGGCATCGCCGAGAAGCTCGGCCCCCAGGGCAAGCTCCTGGTCGGCCCGGCCGACGACGCCTTCCTGCACGCCATGCACGTCACCGCCCTGTGGGGCACCGGCGTCGCCCTGATCGGCGCCCTGGTCACGGCCCTGTTCCTGCCGGGCAGGCCGAAGCAGGACGAGCGGCGCGACGAGGAAGCGGAACTGGTCGCCGCGATGGACTGA
- the panB gene encoding 3-methyl-2-oxobutanoate hydroxymethyltransferase, with amino-acid sequence MTQLSAAQNKPSDGSKALYGGKGTRRITVRDIALAKERGEKWPMLTAYDAMTASVFDEAGIPVLLVGDSAGNCHLGYDTTVPVTLDEMTMLSAAVVRGTSRSLIVADLPFGSYQEGPVQALRSATRLVKEAGVGAVKLEGGERSHEQIRLLVESGIPVMAHIGLTPQSVNAMGYRVQGRGEEAAAQLLRDAKAVQDAGAFAVVLELVPAELAAEVTRTLHIPTVGIGAGPETDAQVLVWTDMLGLTSGRVPKFVKKYADLREVMGSAAKSFAEDVVGGAFPLEEHSVH; translated from the coding sequence ATGACGCAGCTTTCGGCTGCCCAGAACAAGCCTTCCGACGGCAGCAAGGCGCTGTACGGGGGGAAGGGCACCCGCCGCATCACGGTCCGCGACATCGCCCTCGCCAAGGAGCGGGGCGAGAAGTGGCCCATGCTCACCGCCTACGACGCGATGACCGCGTCCGTCTTCGACGAGGCCGGCATCCCGGTCCTCCTGGTCGGCGACTCGGCGGGCAACTGTCACCTCGGGTACGACACCACCGTGCCCGTCACCCTCGACGAGATGACGATGCTCTCGGCGGCCGTCGTCCGGGGCACCAGCCGCTCCCTGATCGTCGCCGACCTGCCCTTCGGCTCCTACCAGGAGGGCCCGGTGCAGGCGCTGCGCTCGGCCACCCGGCTGGTCAAGGAGGCCGGGGTCGGCGCGGTCAAGCTGGAGGGCGGCGAGCGCTCGCACGAGCAGATCCGGCTGCTGGTGGAGTCCGGCATCCCGGTCATGGCGCACATCGGTCTGACCCCCCAGTCCGTCAACGCGATGGGCTACCGCGTCCAGGGGCGCGGCGAGGAGGCGGCGGCGCAGCTGCTGCGCGACGCGAAGGCCGTCCAGGACGCGGGGGCGTTCGCGGTGGTCCTGGAACTGGTGCCCGCCGAGCTGGCGGCCGAGGTGACCCGGACGCTGCACATCCCCACGGTCGGCATCGGAGCGGGTCCCGAGACGGACGCGCAGGTCCTGGTGTGGACGGACATGCTGGGGCTCACGTCCGGCCGGGTCCCGAAGTTCGTCAAGAAGTACGCGGACCTGCGCGAGGTCATGGGGTCCGCGGCGAAGTCCTTCGCGGAGGACGTCGTCGGCGGAGCGTTCCCCCTGGAGGAGCACTCCGTCCACTAG
- a CDS encoding ATP-binding cassette domain-containing protein — protein MTRIDENPGGGRNAVSVRGLVKHYGETKALDGVDLDVREGTVMGVLGPNGAGKTTLVRILSTLITPDAGRATVAGYDVVRQPRQLRKVIGLTGQYASVDEKLPGWENLYMIGRLLDLSRKDARARADALLERFSLTEAAKRPASTYSGGMRRRLDLAASMIGRPAVLYLDEPTTGLDPRTRNEVWEEVQAMVGDGVTVLLTTQYMEEAEQLASELTVVDRGKVIATGGIEELKARVGGRTLRVRPVDPLELGPLATMLDELGITGLATTTVDNETGTLLVPILSDEQLTAVVGAVTARGITLSSITTELPSLDEVFLSLTGHRAGAPQDTTPADARQEAAV, from the coding sequence ATGACGCGAATCGATGAGAACCCCGGCGGCGGACGGAACGCCGTGAGCGTGCGGGGGCTGGTCAAGCACTACGGCGAGACCAAGGCGCTGGACGGCGTCGACCTGGACGTGCGCGAGGGCACCGTGATGGGCGTGCTGGGCCCGAACGGCGCCGGCAAGACGACCCTCGTCCGCATCCTGTCCACCCTGATCACCCCGGACGCCGGCCGGGCGACCGTGGCCGGCTACGACGTCGTGCGCCAGCCCCGGCAACTGCGCAAGGTGATAGGTCTCACCGGGCAGTACGCCTCGGTCGACGAGAAGCTTCCCGGCTGGGAGAACCTGTACATGATCGGCCGGCTGCTGGACCTGTCCCGCAAGGACGCCCGCGCCCGCGCCGACGCACTGCTGGAGCGGTTCTCCCTCACGGAGGCCGCCAAGCGCCCGGCGAGCACGTACTCCGGCGGCATGCGCCGCCGTCTCGACCTCGCCGCCTCCATGATCGGCCGCCCGGCGGTGCTGTACCTGGACGAGCCGACCACCGGCCTCGACCCCCGCACCCGCAACGAGGTGTGGGAGGAGGTGCAGGCGATGGTCGGCGACGGCGTCACCGTGCTGCTCACCACCCAGTACATGGAGGAGGCCGAGCAGCTCGCCTCGGAGCTGACCGTGGTGGACCGCGGCAAGGTGATCGCGACCGGCGGCATCGAGGAGCTGAAGGCCCGCGTCGGCGGCCGTACGCTGCGCGTGCGCCCGGTGGACCCGCTGGAGCTGGGCCCGCTCGCCACCATGCTGGACGAGCTGGGCATCACCGGCCTCGCCACCACCACCGTGGACAACGAGACCGGCACCCTGCTCGTCCCGATCCTCAGCGACGAGCAGCTGACGGCCGTGGTCGGCGCGGTCACCGCGCGCGGCATCACCCTCTCCTCCATCACCACCGAACTGCCCAGCCTGGACGAGGTGTTCCTGTCCCTCACCGGCCACCGCGCCGGTGCCCCGCAGGACACCACGCCCGCCGACGCCCGCCAGGAGGCCGCCGTATGA
- a CDS encoding ABC transporter permease — protein sequence MSAVTTNATPAAADVRIPLRGHLRHTGALIRRNLLWIRQDPESMFDALLMPIVFTLLFVYVFGGSIGQALGGGQERYVQYVIPGMLAMMSMTLSQGVGTGFSQDFNSGVMDRFRSLPIGRGSVLFAKIAVELGRMLFATAVLMVVAVLVGFHITSWPGLFATVGLSALFASSIMWVFLTLGVILKSAQSVQGVGFLVLFPLQFGSSIFAPTASMPGWLQAFTDYNPLSTLADAARGLMVGGPVAHDLWVTVGWSVAITAVMAPVAIHKFRTKS from the coding sequence ATGAGCGCCGTCACCACCAACGCCACACCGGCCGCCGCCGACGTCCGCATCCCGCTGCGCGGGCACCTGCGGCACACGGGTGCGCTCATCCGCCGCAACCTGCTGTGGATCCGGCAGGACCCGGAGTCGATGTTCGACGCCCTGCTGATGCCGATCGTCTTCACCCTGCTGTTCGTGTACGTCTTCGGCGGCTCCATCGGGCAGGCGCTCGGCGGCGGCCAGGAGCGGTACGTCCAGTACGTCATCCCGGGCATGCTGGCGATGATGAGCATGACCCTGTCCCAGGGCGTCGGCACCGGCTTCAGCCAGGACTTCAACAGCGGCGTGATGGACCGGTTCCGGTCGCTGCCGATCGGGCGCGGCTCGGTGCTCTTCGCGAAGATCGCCGTGGAGCTGGGGCGGATGCTGTTCGCGACCGCCGTGCTGATGGTCGTCGCCGTGCTGGTCGGCTTCCACATCACCAGCTGGCCCGGACTGTTCGCGACCGTGGGCCTGTCGGCGCTGTTCGCCTCCTCGATCATGTGGGTGTTCCTCACCCTCGGCGTGATCCTGAAGAGCGCGCAGTCGGTGCAGGGCGTGGGCTTCCTGGTGCTGTTCCCGCTCCAGTTCGGCTCCTCGATCTTCGCGCCGACCGCGTCGATGCCGGGCTGGCTCCAGGCCTTCACCGACTACAACCCGCTGTCCACGCTCGCCGACGCGGCCCGCGGCCTGATGGTGGGCGGCCCGGTGGCGCACGACCTGTGGGTGACCGTGGGCTGGTCGGTGGCGATCACCGCGGTGATGGCGCCGGTCGCGATCCACAAGTTCCGTACGAAGAGCTGA